One window of Kryptolebias marmoratus isolate JLee-2015 linkage group LG3, ASM164957v2, whole genome shotgun sequence genomic DNA carries:
- the LOC108230344 gene encoding choline transporter-like protein 1 gives MGCCSSSESKSEWKPLEEHSCTDIPWLIVFTLFCVGMGCICGFAIATGGASRLISGYDSYGNTCGRNNTRIEGVPLSGRDMSEKKYVFFLDPCNLDLINRKIKSTALCVSKCPSTELKEYKDVKDFSLNNGSDLCSYEISPTRYVSHPDKSTKCPKLPVPPSKAVPVFHRCIPTDIGCYVEFAQAFITFVSDNTVLRRVVAGVVTSKEIIMGLCVLALVLSLIMMVIIRYISKLLVWILTVLVIVGSIGGTGVLWWLYADHRSALINNGTSVFGKEVASDNVKALLVYSIGATIFTVVLLLVMFFMRKRVALTISLFHVAGKVFIHLPLLVLQPFWTFLSLMFFWVYWIAVLLFLGTSGTPVKNNSTGVVEYQMQGPLQYMVWYHAVGLIWISEFILAFQHMTISGAVVTYYFTRNKSDMPATPILSAMVRTVRYHLGTLAKGSFIITLVKIPRIILTYIHSQLKGKENACARCMLKACVCCLWCLEKCLAYLNQNAYTATAINSTNFCASACDALAILVENALRVTAINTVGDFVLFLGKIIVVSCTAFAGVLALNYQRDYTVWVLPLLIVCLFAFLVAHCFLSVFENVVDVLFLCFAVDTKYNDGSPGRKYYMDKALMEYVENSKKMDQYKPAGGDGGEMKPMTRGGTSA, from the exons ATGGGATGTTGCAGCAGCTCGGAG AGTAAAAGTGAGTGGAAGCCGCTGGAGGAGCACAGCTGCACGGACATCCCATGGCTCATCGTGTTCACGCTGTTCTGTGTCGGGATG GGGTGTATATGCGGGTTTGCCATCGCCACAGGAGGAGCTTCCCGGCTCATCTCCGGATACGACAGCTACGGCAACACCTGCGGTCGGAATAACACCAGGATCGAAGGAGTGCCTCTCAGTGGCAGGGACATGTCGGAGAAAAA atacGTTTTCTTCCTCGACCCCTGCAACCTTGACCTCATCAACAGGAAGATCAAGTCCACCGCCTTGTGCGTCTCCAAATGTCCGTCCACTGAGCTGAAGGAGTACAAAGATGTCAAGGATTTCTCTCTTAACAATG GTTCTGACCTCTGCTCCTATGAAATTTCTCCTACAAGATATGTAAGCCATCCAGACAAATCCACTAAATGTCCAAAGCTCCCTGTTCCACCAAG TAAGGCCGTCCCCGTCTTCCACCGCTGCATTCCTACGGATATCGGCTGCTACGTGGAATTCGCCCAGGCCTTCATCACGTTTGTGAGCGACAACACTGTGCTGCGGCGGGTCGTCGCTGGCGTGGTGACCAGCAAGGAGATCATCATGGGCCTCTGTGTTCTGGCTTTAG TTCTCTCCTTGATCATGATGGTTATTATTCGTTACATCTCCAAGCTGCTGGTATGGATCCTCACCGTTCTGGTGATCGTTGGATCTATAG GTGGGACGGGTGTCCTCTGGTGGCTGTACGCCGACCACAGATCCGCCCTGATTAATAACGGCACGTCGGTGTTTGGGAAGGAAGTGGCCTCGGACAACGTTAAGGCTTTGCTGGTGTATTCCATCGGTGCGACCATTTTCACG gtggttctgctgctggtgATGTTCTTCATGAGAAAGCGCGTGGCTCTCACCATCTCCCTGTTCCACGTGGCGGGCAAAGTGTTCATCCACCTCCCCCTGCTGGTCCTGCAGCCGTTCTGGACCTTCCTCAGCCTCATGTTCTTCTGGGTGTACTGGATAGCTGTGCTCCTCTTCCTCGGGACCTCAG GGACACCAGTAAAGAACAACTCCACGGGTGTGGTGGAGTATCAGATGCAGGGCCCTCTTCAGTACATGGTGTGGTACCACGCCGTCGGCCTCATCTGGATCAGCGAGTTCATCCTCGCCTTCCAGCACATGACCATTTCAGGAGCCGTCGTCACCTATTATTTCACCAG GAACAAGTCCGACATGCCGGCGACTCCGATCCTCAGTGCCATGGTTCGCACAGTTCGCTATCACCTGGGCACTCTGGCAAAGGGCTCCTTCATCATCACGCTCGTGAAGATCCCCCGCATCATCCTGACGTACATCCACAGCCAGCTCAAAGGGAAG GAAAACGCCTGCGCTCGGTGCATGTTGAAGGCCTGCGTCTGCTGTCTGTGGTGTCTTGAGAAGTGTTTGGCGTACTTAAACCAA AACGCCTACACTGCGACAGCCATCAACAGCACCAACTTCTGCGCCTCGGCCTGTGACGCTTTAGCCATCCTGGTGGAGAACGCGCTCCGAGTGACAGCCATCAACACAGTGGGCGACTTTGTCCTCTTCCTGGGGAAG ATTATCGTGGTCTCGTGCACGGCTTTCGCGGGCGTTCTGGCTCTGAACTACCAGAGGGACTACACGGTGTGGGTGCTGCCGCTCCtcattgtctgtctgttcgcGTTCCTCGTGGCCCACTGCTTCCTGTCCGTGTTTGAGAACGTGGTCGACGTCCTCTTCCTGTGCTTCGCCGTGGACACGAAGTATAATGACGGCAGCCCCGGACGAAAGTACTACATGGACAAGGCCTTGATG GAATATGTTGAGAACAGTAAGAAAATGGATCAGTACAAGCCAGCCGGAGGGGATGGAGGAGAAATGAAGCCCATG ACACGCGGAGGGACTTCAGCTTGA